A window of Gasterosteus aculeatus chromosome 9, fGasAcu3.hap1.1, whole genome shotgun sequence contains these coding sequences:
- the dtd1 gene encoding D-aminoacyl-tRNA deacylase 1 has product MRAIIQRVTKATVTVGEEEISSIGRGLCVLLGVSVEDTQKDADYIVRKILNLRLFEDEAGRAWTKSVVDRDFEVLCVSQFTLQCVLKGNKPDFHSAMPAELAQPFYHSILENLRSSYKPELIKDGRFGAYMQVHIQNDGPVTIDLTSPMGPSDPRQLSKQEKQQQRKEKTRSKGPSESSREKGAARSRRDPNASSGADGDVSSDREP; this is encoded by the exons ATGAGAGCGATCATCCAGAGGGTCACCAAGGCGACCGTGACAG TGGGAGAAGAAGAGATCAGTTCAATAGGACGAGGACTGTGTGTCCTGCTGGGAGTCTCCGTGGAGGACACCCAGAAGGATGCGGActacat AGTCCGAAAGATCCTCAACCTGCGGCTGTTTGAGGACGAGGCCGGCCGGGCCTGGACCAAGAGCGTGGTGGACCGGGACTTCGAGGTGCTGTGCGTGAGCCAGTTCACGCTGCAGTGTGTTCTGAAGGGCAACAAGCCGGACTTCCACTCGGCCATGCCTGCGGAGCTGGCCCAGCCCTTCTACCACAGCATCCTGGAGAACCTGAGGAGCAGCTACAAGCCGGAGCTCATCAAGG ACGGGCGGTTCGGGGCCTACATGCAGGTCCACATTCAGAACGACGGACCTGTCACCATCGACCTGACGTCCCCCATGGGCCCCTCTGACCCCAGACAG CTGtcaaagcaggagaagcagcagcagaggaaagagaagacgCGCTCTAAGGGCCCCTCGGAGTCGAGCAGGGAGAAGGGGGCCGCGCGCTCCAGACGGGACCCCAACGCCAGCAGTGGGGCCGACGGGGACGTGTCGTCGGACAGGGAGCCCTAG
- the LOC120825032 gene encoding small integral membrane protein 26, with protein MKLKTLMTWNLRVSAVYAVGIWTMLGSYSYYRYMRPKDDTPEVLQQPRDPNEHVHETAHSKTVIIYKKDFVPYTTRIYNFLRPVSGEPGSGDGDK; from the exons ATGAAGTTGAAAACCCTGATGACGTGGAACCTCCGGGTGTCCGCGGTCTACGCCGTCGGTATCTGGACCATGCTCGGGTCCTACTCGTACTACAGGTACATGCGACCCAAGGACGACACGCCAG AGGTCCTTCAACAGCCACGGGATCCGAACGAGCACGTGCACGAGACGGCCCACTCCAAAACGGTCATCATCTACAAGAAAGACTTTGTCCCGTACACCACGAGGATCTACAACTTCCTCCGACCCGTCAGCGGCGAACCCGGGAGCGGCGACGGGGACAAGTGA